A single Perca flavescens isolate YP-PL-M2 chromosome 2, PFLA_1.0, whole genome shotgun sequence DNA region contains:
- the b3gnt2a gene encoding N-acetyllactosaminide beta-1,3-N-acetylglucosaminyltransferase 2a yields the protein MQRGGNMPVARRKVRVLCATMMLNVVIFFLVGVSWNLGQDKSDRPKVRIPSKRFWRQPVPSKYFWNKEQQRLDLIYNPIINSLPSDSLIELPDWLNDTGPVNPCEPDYRVATQISDYNTLPHRFQDFLLHMRCRTYPMLINQPHVCDQKPFLLLVVKSLIPHFDRRQAIRETWGRAGTVANRTVATVFLLGNALPVDHFPDLLGMLGHEAKLHKDLLLWDYRDTFFNLTLKDVLFLEWFSQSCPHARYVLKGDDDVFVNTFRIIELLEGLSDIKAKDLFIGDVIKDAGPQRDRKLKYFVPESVFTGHYPVYAGGGGYLYSGELALRLHNVSRQVALYPIDDVYTGMCLKKLGLVPENHSGFKTFDIEEKYRNNPCVYRDLMLVHSRTPQDVLKIWPWITHPELDCQ from the exons ATGCAGAGGGGAGGCAACATGCCTGTGGCCCGCAGGAAAGTGAGGGTGCTCTGCGCGACGATGATGCTCAACGTCGTCATCTTCTTCCTAGTGGGCGTGTCCTGGAACCTCGGGCAGGACAAAAGCGACCGCCCGAAGGTTCGAATCCCGTCCAAGAGGTTTTGGCGACAACCGGTGCCAAGCAAATATTTCTGGAACAAGGAGCAGCAGCGCCTGGACTTGATCTACAACCCCATCATCAACTCTCTGCCAAG TGACTCTCTCATCGAGCTGCCTGATTGGCTGAACGACACGGGGCCAGTCAACCCCTGCGAACCGGACTACAGAGTCGCCACGCAGATCTCGGACTACAACACCCTGCCGCACCGCTTCCAGGATTTCCTCCTGCACATGCGCTGCAGGACGTACCCCATGCTGATAAACCAGCCGCATGTTTGCGACCAGAAACCCTTCCTGCTGCTCGTGGTCAAGTCACTGATCCCGCACTTCGACCGGCGGCAAGCAATCCGTGAAACATGGGGCCGCGCGGGCACCGTAGCCAACCGCACGGTGGCGACGGTGTTCTTGCTGGGCAACGCGTTGCCCGTGGACCACTTCCCCGACCTGCTGGGGATGCTGGGCCATGAGGCAAAGCTGCACAAAGACCTCCTCCTGTGGGACTACAGGGACACCTTCTTCAACCTCACCCTGAAGGACGTCCTGTTCCTGGAGTGGTTCAGCCAAAGCTGTCCCCACGCTCGGTACGTCCTCAAGGGAGACGACGATGTCTTCGTCAACACCTTCCGAATTATTGAACTCCTGGAAGGCCTGTCCGACATCAAGGCCAAGGATCTGTTCATAGGTGACGTTATTAAGGACGCCGGTCCGCAACGAGATCGGAAACTGAAGTACTTTGTCCCAGAGAGTGTATTCACGGGGCATTACCCGGTGTACGCAGGAGGCGGAGGGTATCTGTACTCTGGGGAGTTGGCGCTACGCCTTCACAACGTTTCTCGGCAGGTAGCGTTGTATCCCATTGACGATGTCTACACAGGGATGTGTTTGAAAAAGCTGGGCCTGGTTCCGGAGAATCACAGCGGCTTTAAGACGTTTGACATCGAGGAGAAGTACAGGAACAACCCGTGCGTCTACAGGGACCTGATGCTGGTTCACAGCCGCACGCCACAGGACGTGTTGAAGATCTGGCCGTGGATTACCCATCCGGAGCTGGACTGCCAGTGA